In Paenacidovorax monticola, the genomic window GCGCACGCGGCACCATCGCGTCTGTCGACCTCAACCCCGTCATGGTGGGGGCCGCCGGAGACGGCGCGGTGGTCGTGGACGCCCTGGTGGAATGCGCCCCCGCGCCTGCCGGCGGCTCGTACTAGCTGCAAGGATTGCCGATGGACTTTTCCCTCTCCCCCGAACTGTGCGCGCTGCGTGACCGCACGCGCGATTTCATCGCCGAGCAGGTGATTCCGCTCGAGAACGACGAGCGCCAGTCGCACCACGGCCCCAGCGAGGCGCTGCGCCGCGAGCTGGTCGAGCGCGCCCGGCGCGCGGGCCTGCTCACGCCCCATGCCTCGCGCGCGATGGGGGGCATGGGCCTGTCCCATGTGGCCAAGGCCGTGGTGTTCGAGGAGGCGGGCTACTCCTGGCTCGGCCCCACGGCGCTCAACATCCACGCGCCCGACGAAGGCAACATCCACCTCATGGAAGAAGTGGCCACGCCCGTGCAGAAGGACCGCTGGCTGCGCCCCCAGGTGGCGGGCCACACGCGCTCGTGCTTCGCCATGACCGAGCCCGCGCCGGGCGCGGGTGCCGACCCGTCGATGCTGAAGACCACGGCTGTGCGCGACGGCGACGACTACGTGATCAACGGCCTCAAGTGGTTCATCACGGGCGCCGAGGGCGCGGACTACGCGATCATCATGGCGCGCATGGAGGACGGCTCGGCCACCATGTTCCTGTCGGACATGGACCGTCCCGGCATCGTGCTCGAACGCAGCATGGACGCCATGGACGCCTGCTTCACGGGCGGCCACGGCGTGCTGCGCTTCGACCACCTGCGCGTGCCTGCCACCGATGTGCTGGGCGAGGTGGGCAAGGGCTTCCGCTACGCGCAGGTGCGCCTGGCGCCCGCGCGGCTCACGCACTGCATGCGCTGGCTGGGCCAGGCGCGCCGCGCGCACGACGCGGCCCTGGCCTATGCGCGCAAGCGCCAGGCCTTCGGCCAGCCGCTGGCGCAGCACGAGGGCGTGGGCTTCATGCTGGCCGACAACGATATGGACCTGCACACCGCGCGCCTGCACATCTGGCACACGGCCTGGATGCTGGACCAGGGCGAGAAGTGCAACTTCGAGTCGAGCCGCGCCAAGGTCGTGTGCTCGGAGGCGCAGTGGCGCGTGGTGGACCGCAGCGTGCAAATCCTGGGCGGCCAGGGCGTCACGGGCGAGTCGCCCGTGATGCGCATCTTCACCGACATGCGCGCCTTCCGCATCTACGACGGCCCGAGCGAGGTGCACCGCTGGAGCATGGCGCGCAAGCTGGTCCATCTGGCCGAGAAGGCCGAGGCGGAGGTGCGGGAGTGAGCGCCGCCCTCGATCGTTTCCGCCTGGACGGCCGTCTGGCGCTGGTGACCGGCGCCTCCAGCGGGCTGGGCACGCATTTCGCGCGCCTGCTCGCGCAGGCGGGGGCGCGCGTCGCCGTGGCCGCGCGCCGCGCGGACAAGCTGCAATCCGTGGTGGACGCCATCGCGCAGGCCGGCGGCCATGCGCGGGCGCTGTCGCTCGACGTGACCGATGCGGCGAGCGTGCGCGCCTGCTTCGACGCGCTCTCCGACTGGGGGGCTCCGGACATCGTGGTGAACAACGCGGGCGTCACGGTGACGCGCCCGCTGCTCGATCAGACCGAGGAAGACTTCGACCACGTGCTCGACACCAACCTCAAGGGCTGCTGGCTCGTGGCCACCGAGGCCGCCAGGCGCATGGTGGCGGCCGGGCGGGGCGGCAGCATCGTCAACGTGGCCTCCATCCTCGGCGAGCGCGTGGCGGGCGGCGTGGCGCCCTATGCGATCTCCAAGGCCGGCGTGGTGCAGGCCACCAAGGCCATGGCGCTGGAACTGGCGCGCCACTGCATCCGCGTGAACGCGCTGCTGCCGGGCTATGTGGTGACCGACCTGAACCGCGACTTCCTCACCAGCGAGGCGGGCGAGAAGCTGCGCAGCCGCATTCCGAGCCGGCGCTTTGGCGAGGTGACCGACTTGGACGGCCCGCTGCTGTTGCTGGCCTCCGATGCGGGCGCCGCGATGTCGGGCGCCACCGTGGCCGTGGATGGCGCGCACCTGGTGAGTTCGCTGTGAGCGCCGCCGCATCCCTGCCCCTGGGGCCACTGGCCGACTACCTGCGCGCGCAGGGCCTGGCCGGCGGCGAGGCGATCCAGGTCCAACCGCTGTCGGG contains:
- a CDS encoding acyl-CoA dehydrogenase family protein; translation: MDFSLSPELCALRDRTRDFIAEQVIPLENDERQSHHGPSEALRRELVERARRAGLLTPHASRAMGGMGLSHVAKAVVFEEAGYSWLGPTALNIHAPDEGNIHLMEEVATPVQKDRWLRPQVAGHTRSCFAMTEPAPGAGADPSMLKTTAVRDGDDYVINGLKWFITGAEGADYAIIMARMEDGSATMFLSDMDRPGIVLERSMDAMDACFTGGHGVLRFDHLRVPATDVLGEVGKGFRYAQVRLAPARLTHCMRWLGQARRAHDAALAYARKRQAFGQPLAQHEGVGFMLADNDMDLHTARLHIWHTAWMLDQGEKCNFESSRAKVVCSEAQWRVVDRSVQILGGQGVTGESPVMRIFTDMRAFRIYDGPSEVHRWSMARKLVHLAEKAEAEVRE
- a CDS encoding SDR family NAD(P)-dependent oxidoreductase, giving the protein MSAALDRFRLDGRLALVTGASSGLGTHFARLLAQAGARVAVAARRADKLQSVVDAIAQAGGHARALSLDVTDAASVRACFDALSDWGAPDIVVNNAGVTVTRPLLDQTEEDFDHVLDTNLKGCWLVATEAARRMVAAGRGGSIVNVASILGERVAGGVAPYAISKAGVVQATKAMALELARHCIRVNALLPGYVVTDLNRDFLTSEAGEKLRSRIPSRRFGEVTDLDGPLLLLASDAGAAMSGATVAVDGAHLVSSL